From Thermogladius calderae 1633, a single genomic window includes:
- the csa3 gene encoding CRISPR-associated CARF protein Csa3 — MRYLVASFGFDIDFVFREMASGKFDKVLLLALKTARGFERVQKAFATLSLICTSMRVECTLEPVVPDEKMLRSVYSTLLKAASEAQELELYLTGGPRMLVTALLVAALMLPGELAGKVRVVVEGEGFDCEMRVDPRVLAEKLRLDEKSARIVSALEAGRAKLSEIAREAGLPKSTTHRRLTELMESGLVQEVATGVYSSKPHATITCRE; from the coding sequence ATGCGTTATCTAGTCGCCAGCTTCGGATTCGACATAGATTTCGTATTTAGGGAGATGGCCTCTGGCAAGTTCGATAAAGTCTTGTTGCTAGCGCTCAAGACTGCTAGAGGCTTTGAAAGGGTACAGAAGGCCTTTGCTACGCTCTCATTAATCTGCACATCGATGAGAGTGGAGTGCACCTTAGAGCCCGTAGTACCCGATGAGAAGATGCTGAGGTCTGTTTACTCGACGTTGCTCAAAGCCGCTTCCGAAGCTCAGGAGTTAGAGCTCTACTTGACGGGAGGCCCGCGAATGCTCGTCACAGCTCTCCTCGTGGCAGCACTAATGTTACCCGGGGAGCTCGCCGGAAAGGTGAGAGTGGTGGTCGAGGGAGAGGGCTTTGACTGCGAAATGCGGGTTGACCCGCGCGTACTGGCCGAGAAACTCAGGCTCGACGAGAAGAGCGCTAGAATAGTGAGCGCCCTAGAGGCCGGGAGAGCCAAGCTCTCAGAGATCGCCAGGGAAGCAGGTCTGCCCAAGTCCACCACCCATAGGAGGCTTACCGAGCTAATGGAGTCCGGGCTTGTCCAGGAGGTCGCTACGGGGGTTTACTCGAGCAAGCCGCACGCAACTATAACGTGCAGGGAGTAG
- a CDS encoding sulfide-dependent adenosine diphosphate thiazole synthase, which yields MELESIITRLVVEESARELVELSESDVLVVGAGPSGLTAAKYLADKHLKVVVLEKRLSYGGGIGGGGSLFHKVVVDERALPVLGDFKVRYKAAGVAGYYVVDSAELMSKLAAGALDSGAKIILGAEVEDLVVRDNPLRVVGVMFKWSAITAAGLHVDPLFALSRAVVDATGHEAVLVSILSRKNRVAGVAVPGERSGFAERAERDVVEYTGRMVPGLYVAGMSVAAVHGLHRMGPIFTGMLLSGRKVAEAIARDLGVPQ from the coding sequence TTGGAGCTCGAGTCTATTATAACCAGGCTTGTAGTGGAGGAGTCGGCGCGGGAGCTGGTCGAGCTCTCGGAGAGCGACGTGCTGGTCGTGGGTGCGGGGCCCTCGGGTCTGACGGCCGCTAAGTACCTGGCCGACAAGCACCTCAAAGTGGTGGTCCTGGAGAAGAGGCTCAGCTACGGGGGCGGGATCGGGGGCGGTGGCAGCCTGTTCCACAAGGTCGTGGTCGACGAGAGGGCTCTCCCCGTCCTCGGGGACTTCAAGGTGAGGTACAAGGCGGCGGGTGTCGCAGGCTACTACGTCGTGGACTCCGCGGAGCTCATGAGCAAGCTGGCGGCGGGCGCCCTTGACTCCGGCGCGAAGATCATCCTAGGCGCCGAGGTCGAGGACCTCGTGGTCAGGGACAACCCGCTCAGGGTGGTCGGGGTCATGTTCAAGTGGAGCGCTATAACAGCCGCCGGCCTGCACGTAGACCCCTTGTTCGCCCTCTCTAGGGCTGTTGTGGACGCGACCGGGCACGAGGCGGTGCTGGTCAGCATACTGTCGAGGAAGAACAGGGTCGCCGGCGTCGCCGTTCCCGGCGAGAGGTCCGGCTTCGCCGAGAGAGCCGAGAGGGACGTCGTGGAGTACACGGGTAGGATGGTCCCGGGGCTCTACGTGGCGGGGATGTCGGTGGCGGCAGTCCACGGACTCCACAGAATGGGCCCAATCTTCACGGGCATGCTCCTCTCGGGTCGGAAGGTGGCGGAGGCGATCGCCAGAGACCTGGGTGTCCCGCAGTGA
- the cas7a gene encoding type I-A CRISPR-associated protein Cas7/Csa2, which produces MILSLSLSVRVAVNAEALNMAEAVGNYTRHRKAPVVLKTENGYTVVYVPAVSGESLAHSYQLLLAQIAKERGLPVTRMDELGYFLKFSDDTVVTTFYGGELTRVTGSASVDQWLKSANAAAIEKAFVKASVVADVAGFLYTPKTVKRNSAIRFSYMLPTLDAIEGGGVAVVPQLHTRYSPPELAGAQKLFYIESGTAVYTFSAELVASDISRLYYGELDQDLKKQAPERAKAAVDALIAMVDGMVFGAKRSRYTPVWEVKSLVASLSKGPVEFVTSPGITRDYIKKTYERAVSLTKILNEKGSKETINIFAYNGEGLEEPTVAGQLKDVTFEKASTHTEALEKAREKLAKLLELLFMV; this is translated from the coding sequence GTGATCTTGTCGCTCTCCCTCTCGGTTAGGGTCGCCGTTAACGCTGAAGCGCTGAACATGGCGGAGGCCGTTGGCAACTATACCAGGCACCGCAAAGCCCCCGTAGTCTTGAAGACCGAAAACGGCTATACAGTCGTATACGTCCCAGCCGTCAGCGGAGAGTCACTGGCGCACAGCTACCAGCTACTCCTAGCACAAATAGCCAAGGAAAGGGGTCTACCCGTGACCAGAATGGATGAGCTAGGCTACTTCTTGAAGTTCTCGGATGACACCGTGGTAACAACGTTCTATGGTGGCGAACTCACGCGAGTCACAGGCTCAGCAAGTGTTGATCAATGGCTCAAGAGTGCCAATGCTGCTGCAATAGAAAAGGCGTTTGTGAAGGCAAGCGTGGTCGCAGACGTCGCCGGCTTCCTCTACACGCCGAAGACCGTGAAGAGGAACTCGGCGATCAGGTTCAGCTACATGCTCCCAACACTTGACGCCATTGAAGGCGGCGGTGTTGCAGTTGTGCCGCAACTCCACACGAGGTACTCGCCACCCGAGCTTGCGGGGGCTCAGAAGCTCTTCTACATCGAGAGCGGTACAGCCGTCTACACGTTCTCAGCCGAGCTCGTTGCAAGCGATATTTCTAGGCTGTATTACGGCGAGCTAGACCAAGACCTGAAGAAGCAGGCACCCGAAAGGGCAAAGGCGGCAGTGGACGCCCTCATAGCTATGGTCGACGGCATGGTCTTCGGGGCCAAGCGGTCTAGGTACACACCAGTGTGGGAAGTCAAGAGCTTAGTCGCCTCCTTGAGCAAGGGGCCGGTAGAGTTCGTCACGAGCCCCGGTATCACGCGGGACTATATCAAGAAGACGTACGAGAGAGCTGTGTCGCTTACAAAGATCCTCAACGAAAAGGGTAGTAAAGAGACCATCAACATATTCGCCTATAATGGAGAGGGTTTAGAGGAACCAACAGTAGCGGGTCAACTGAAAGACGTGACGTTCGAGAAAGCCTCAACGCATACGGAAGCCTTAGAGAAGGCTAGGGAGAAGCTAGCTAAGTTGCTCGAACTACTGTTCATGGTGTAG
- a CDS encoding phospholipase D-like domain-containing protein: protein MGLGALVAVFIAGLVVGYYVALHVAGPGGQQPAAPEGGVFFLPDRAYYGNLTYYLDRANKSVYVVMYVVKYDPRYPDDPVNKLLRKLVDLYKKGIDVRVVVDDQTLISYPDTINYLVQNGVPVKLDESKSVTTHAKIVIIDGKYVFIGSHNWTESALTRNHETTLLVDSTKLAQEVTSYFESVWSSGRPPA, encoded by the coding sequence GTGGGCCTGGGCGCCCTCGTGGCCGTCTTCATCGCCGGCCTGGTGGTGGGCTACTACGTGGCTCTACACGTGGCGGGCCCCGGGGGACAGCAACCCGCGGCGCCCGAGGGGGGAGTCTTCTTCCTGCCCGACAGAGCGTACTACGGTAACCTCACCTACTACCTGGACAGGGCGAACAAGAGCGTCTACGTCGTGATGTACGTCGTCAAGTACGACCCGAGATACCCCGACGACCCGGTGAACAAGCTGTTGAGGAAGCTCGTAGACCTCTACAAGAAGGGCATAGACGTGAGGGTGGTCGTAGACGACCAGACGCTAATTAGCTACCCCGACACCATCAACTACCTCGTCCAAAACGGCGTGCCCGTAAAGCTGGACGAGTCGAAGAGCGTCACCACACACGCCAAGATAGTCATCATCGACGGGAAGTACGTCTTCATAGGTAGCCACAACTGGACCGAGAGCGCGCTGACGAGGAACCACGAGACGACCCTGCTAGTCGACTCGACCAAGCTGGCACAGGAGGTCACGAGCTACTTCGAGAGCGTATGGAGTAGTGGGAGGCCGCCCGCGTAG
- a CDS encoding recombinase RecB → MASGISAKRRWMASERIALSVLGEMGFRVLETGRRVVVNGVEVGEVDAIAEDSEGNVYAVEVKAGRLDVSGVRQAYVNALLVNAKPMVVCKGFSDDAARELAERLGVRVVQLSDVFLVESEELYSLMREVVEEVLTDYLEVFYGYSPQLKQEHLEVLQAIASSADIGDAAGKLGIDAQALARKIEELRRAGVLPRWAVKYSSVRRVAQVLVWRRSLASALEESSRLVETARVLREELRELKAAVSGLAAQLKRLSETAAAVEEKSRASQAQGQQ, encoded by the coding sequence ATGGCGTCGGGCATATCCGCGAAGAGGCGGTGGATGGCCAGCGAGAGGATCGCGCTGAGCGTTCTCGGCGAAATGGGTTTCAGGGTGCTGGAGACGGGGAGGAGGGTGGTGGTGAACGGGGTCGAGGTGGGTGAGGTCGACGCGATCGCCGAGGACTCCGAGGGGAACGTCTACGCTGTCGAGGTGAAGGCCGGGAGGCTCGACGTGAGCGGTGTCAGGCAGGCCTACGTAAACGCCCTGCTCGTGAACGCCAAGCCGATGGTGGTGTGCAAGGGCTTCTCGGACGACGCGGCCAGGGAGCTCGCGGAGAGGCTGGGTGTCAGGGTGGTCCAGTTGTCGGACGTCTTCCTGGTGGAGAGCGAGGAGCTCTACTCCCTTATGAGGGAGGTCGTGGAAGAAGTTTTGACGGACTACCTAGAGGTATTCTACGGCTACAGCCCCCAGCTCAAGCAGGAGCACCTCGAAGTGCTGCAGGCCATAGCCTCGTCGGCCGACATCGGCGACGCGGCCGGTAAGCTGGGCATCGACGCGCAGGCCCTCGCCAGGAAAATCGAGGAGCTGAGGAGGGCGGGCGTACTGCCGAGGTGGGCGGTCAAGTACTCATCGGTGAGGAGGGTGGCGCAGGTCCTCGTGTGGAGGCGCAGCCTCGCCAGCGCGCTGGAGGAGAGCAGTAGGCTGGTGGAGACTGCGAGAGTTCTGAGAGAGGAGCTCAGGGAGCTCAAGGCAGCGGTCAGCGGCCTCGCCGCACAGCTGAAGAGGCTTTCGGAGACAGCCGCGGCGGTGGAGGAGAAGTCGAGGGCCTCCCAGGCCCAGGGGCAGCAGTAG
- the cas3 gene encoding CRISPR-associated helicase Cas3', whose product MKELVEKFVETKTVVLIAPTGYGKTLTSLWLFEEAYHGKIAAGLIHVVPYRALVKEIYLEKFKRYYNGSGYQSMDDVDPQGKSPYFLKKLVVTTLDSFVYNLYRVPVAEMFKVLGKEFVTHGHYYPLELSINTSTVVLDEAHIYLGGDAFGREEDSYTALLAALRYLLDLNLPLVVETATMHSSIIEQLVKIAEGKDRRVPIIYVGCGNTQLDNLEKLVKNGELIRICDSGFEGSHRIAWRTYFVDPSDLVGKVEIYCSKEPVLVIKNTVKSAVETYKALVERKACGGDVVLIHGLLSNKDRDDALRRIKNILENCRGAVVSTQVVEAGVEFGGRVLFTDPAPMENLAQRAGRLCRETSPLFGACKERGAEVHIIMPSNKTADEVAKEFANMYDEKRVRGSIEKISEVLKSGEEVEWRLLSNRDGYRSFAELLEEVGAGRILEYAAMSKSTILESYLKSDAQPDDLATILEKGYVKQLARSGVLVSVVVSNVRVGKPVNYKNLEVVAVELSKLIEYEEKSGYKCLETEIKKEEGSESRYLKVLIVKRVNNIEVFEERTSKDSTRNLMKANLIQAIKGLYPTAKRGESFEGVYLKAKEGCYKNGEGLLLWQ is encoded by the coding sequence TTGAAGGAGCTAGTAGAGAAGTTCGTTGAGACGAAGACAGTAGTGCTTATTGCCCCTACGGGCTACGGCAAGACCCTAACCTCTCTGTGGCTCTTCGAGGAGGCTTACCACGGGAAGATAGCGGCGGGGCTCATTCACGTAGTCCCCTACAGGGCGCTCGTGAAGGAGATCTACCTCGAGAAGTTCAAGAGGTACTACAACGGCTCCGGCTACCAGTCTATGGACGACGTTGACCCTCAAGGTAAGTCCCCCTACTTCCTCAAAAAGCTAGTGGTCACGACGCTCGACAGCTTCGTCTACAACCTCTACAGGGTCCCTGTTGCAGAAATGTTCAAAGTCCTCGGAAAGGAATTTGTAACGCATGGCCACTACTATCCTCTCGAGCTCTCGATAAACACCTCCACAGTGGTTCTCGACGAGGCGCACATTTACCTCGGCGGTGACGCCTTCGGACGCGAAGAGGACTCCTACACTGCCCTACTCGCAGCGCTGAGGTACCTCTTAGACTTAAATCTACCGCTCGTGGTAGAAACGGCCACAATGCATAGCAGTATTATAGAGCAGCTAGTGAAGATAGCGGAAGGAAAAGACCGCAGGGTCCCAATTATATACGTTGGTTGCGGAAACACACAACTGGACAATCTGGAGAAGCTGGTAAAGAACGGCGAGCTTATACGTATATGTGACAGCGGCTTCGAGGGAAGCCACCGAATAGCCTGGAGAACGTACTTCGTAGACCCGAGCGACTTAGTCGGTAAAGTAGAGATATACTGTAGTAAAGAGCCTGTGCTCGTAATCAAGAACACCGTGAAGTCTGCTGTAGAAACCTACAAAGCCCTGGTAGAGAGAAAAGCATGCGGCGGCGACGTTGTGCTCATCCACGGTTTGCTCAGCAACAAGGACAGGGATGATGCACTGCGGAGAATTAAAAACATCTTAGAAAACTGCCGTGGGGCGGTAGTCTCAACGCAGGTCGTCGAGGCCGGGGTAGAGTTCGGAGGCAGAGTGCTGTTCACAGACCCGGCGCCAATGGAAAACCTGGCACAGAGAGCTGGAAGGCTTTGTAGAGAGACATCTCCGCTTTTCGGCGCGTGCAAGGAGAGGGGGGCAGAAGTCCATATAATCATGCCAAGCAACAAAACAGCCGATGAAGTCGCCAAGGAGTTCGCGAACATGTACGATGAGAAACGCGTGCGTGGCTCAATTGAAAAAATAAGCGAAGTTCTAAAAAGCGGAGAGGAAGTAGAGTGGAGACTCCTCAGCAACAGAGATGGTTACAGGAGCTTCGCGGAGCTACTAGAGGAAGTTGGCGCGGGCAGGATCCTAGAATACGCGGCTATGTCTAAGTCTACAATTCTTGAAAGCTACTTGAAGAGCGATGCACAACCGGACGATCTCGCCACCATACTAGAAAAAGGGTACGTGAAACAATTAGCAAGGAGCGGCGTGCTTGTATCTGTGGTTGTCAGCAACGTGCGTGTCGGAAAACCAGTGAACTACAAAAATCTAGAGGTTGTGGCTGTAGAGTTATCAAAGCTCATAGAGTACGAGGAGAAGAGCGGGTACAAGTGTCTCGAAACAGAAATTAAGAAGGAAGAGGGGAGTGAGTCCAGGTACCTCAAGGTTTTAATCGTGAAGCGCGTTAACAACATCGAGGTTTTCGAAGAACGCACATCTAAAGACAGTACTCGCAACCTGATGAAAGCTAACCTCATCCAGGCGATCAAAGGGTTGTACCCAACTGCCAAGCGTGGCGAGAGCTTTGAAGGCGTCTACTTGAAGGCAAAAGAAGGTTGCTACAAGAATGGGGAGGGGTTGTTATTGTGGCAGTAG
- a CDS encoding nucleotidyltransferase domain-containing protein, protein MHEVCGMQCPPRDRLLEALVEGLVSAFKSVFGDRLVSLVLYGSYARGDYRSDSDIDLIVVLEEVGDRLELHRELDLVEEALRPVFDCLREAGLRPVLSPVVLDRQSASITRPLYLDAVFDARVLYDRGGFMTSVLERVRRRLEEYGAERRRVGSKWVTVLKREYKFGEVIEL, encoded by the coding sequence TTGCACGAGGTCTGCGGGATGCAGTGCCCTCCAAGGGACAGGCTGCTAGAGGCGTTGGTAGAGGGGCTTGTCAGCGCTTTCAAGAGCGTCTTCGGCGATAGGCTTGTCTCCCTCGTCCTCTACGGCTCCTACGCAAGGGGGGACTACAGGTCTGACAGCGACATTGACCTGATAGTAGTGCTGGAGGAAGTGGGCGACAGGCTGGAATTACACAGGGAGCTGGACCTAGTCGAGGAGGCCCTCCGGCCAGTCTTCGACTGCTTGAGGGAGGCGGGGCTCAGGCCGGTCCTGTCCCCCGTCGTCTTGGACAGGCAGTCGGCCTCTATTACTAGGCCTCTCTACCTCGACGCCGTGTTCGACGCGAGGGTCCTCTACGACAGGGGCGGCTTCATGACCAGTGTCCTAGAGAGGGTGAGGAGGCGGCTGGAGGAGTACGGTGCGGAGAGGAGGAGAGTAGGCAGCAAGTGGGTGACCGTCTTGAAGAGGGAGTACAAGTTCGGGGAGGTGATCGAGCTTTAA
- a CDS encoding CRISPR-associated endonuclease Cas3'' yields the protein MAVDCPNLVENNWPLAYADCGQQIIVPLVNHLHDVAETMVCLFRDRLEVLKSALGNKLPEALDPLKLAYCAGVLHDLGKASGYYLEEFKKNYRRQSKKELTFPLHEHVVGVVLEWLALRESNEHLKAYYDLLAKVVSRHHAAQPGRHPAKVLLSEDAEKNAEVMARAIKGFTNPRVKTFLNKLEGVCRNSNYCGQCSKVLEVMKAVKGTEFENVAAYVGTYAKSYTSLDSLSGYPNVDKAVLHRLVTSITGALIVADNLVADYERRTSSDEVGRLYVEYWKVELADELKQCTGTKP from the coding sequence GTGGCAGTAGACTGCCCCAACCTTGTTGAGAATAATTGGCCTCTCGCTTACGCCGACTGCGGGCAACAAATCATTGTCCCGCTCGTGAATCACCTCCATGACGTTGCGGAGACCATGGTATGCTTGTTTAGAGACAGACTAGAGGTCTTAAAGAGTGCTCTAGGCAACAAGCTACCCGAAGCTCTCGACCCCCTTAAACTGGCCTACTGCGCCGGTGTTTTGCACGACCTTGGTAAGGCCTCTGGGTACTACCTCGAAGAATTCAAGAAAAACTATCGGAGACAGAGTAAGAAGGAGCTCACGTTCCCCCTACACGAGCACGTAGTTGGAGTAGTATTAGAGTGGCTGGCGCTTCGCGAATCTAACGAGCACTTGAAGGCCTATTACGACCTTCTAGCAAAGGTCGTGAGCAGACACCACGCAGCACAGCCCGGCAGGCACCCCGCAAAGGTGCTCCTTAGTGAGGACGCGGAGAAAAACGCAGAGGTGATGGCCAGGGCCATCAAAGGCTTTACCAATCCACGTGTCAAGACCTTCCTGAACAAGCTTGAAGGCGTGTGCAGGAACTCGAATTATTGCGGGCAGTGCTCAAAGGTGCTCGAGGTCATGAAGGCGGTTAAAGGCACAGAGTTCGAGAACGTTGCTGCGTACGTAGGCACTTACGCGAAGTCCTACACGTCGCTCGACAGTCTCTCTGGATATCCCAACGTTGACAAGGCAGTCCTTCACAGGCTTGTCACGTCTATTACAGGCGCCCTAATAGTTGCTGACAACCTAGTAGCGGATTATGAGAGGAGGACGAGCAGCGACGAGGTAGGGAGGCTGTATGTCGAGTACTGGAAAGTAGAGCTAGCAGACGAGCTAAAGCAGTGCACGGGGACCAAACCTTAG
- a CDS encoding bifunctional hydroxymethylpyrimidine kinase/phosphomethylpyrimidine kinase, whose translation MTSWRIPVAMTIAGSDSGGGAGVEADLKTFSALGVYGTVVITSVTAQNTREVRGVYDLPPDFVYLQIKTVVEDIRVDAAKTGMLSNPGIVGAVADAVGEFGIRLVVDPVMVAKSGARLLRDDALEALTRRLLPQALLVTPNASEAGVLAGFPVESVEDAKRAARAIHDKYGVPAVVVKGGHLKADRVVDVLFYEGDYYLYEAERIESGCLHGAGCSFSAAVTAFLARGLKLPEAVKMARGFMDYAIKYGVRVGGGHCPVNPMAYLEVPAYKYAAIENVRRAVEALLENQALVMPYAPEVGINVVEAPHPLYATSPGDVVGVEGRIVRAGGRLVKVGDVRTGASSHLARLVLALVKRGLKVRGAVNVRYGEDLVERARRAGLRVVFVDRRLEPPELKSREGGSMEWIAGLAGGEEPDLIYDVGDVGKEPMVRVLGEDAVDAVTKLLSILKTG comes from the coding sequence GTGACGAGCTGGAGAATACCCGTGGCTATGACCATCGCCGGCAGCGACTCCGGCGGCGGGGCCGGCGTTGAAGCGGACCTGAAGACCTTCAGCGCGCTGGGGGTCTACGGCACAGTCGTCATCACGAGCGTGACAGCCCAGAACACCCGGGAGGTCAGGGGGGTGTACGACCTGCCCCCCGACTTCGTGTACCTGCAGATCAAGACCGTTGTAGAGGACATCAGGGTGGACGCCGCTAAGACGGGTATGCTGAGCAACCCCGGGATAGTGGGGGCCGTCGCCGATGCCGTGGGGGAGTTCGGGATCAGGCTCGTCGTGGACCCGGTCATGGTGGCCAAGAGCGGCGCGAGACTACTGAGGGACGACGCGCTAGAGGCCCTCACGAGGAGGCTGCTCCCCCAGGCTCTCTTGGTCACACCGAACGCGAGCGAGGCCGGCGTCCTCGCGGGCTTCCCCGTCGAGTCCGTCGAAGACGCCAAGAGAGCGGCTAGGGCCATACACGATAAGTACGGCGTCCCCGCGGTCGTGGTCAAGGGGGGCCACTTGAAGGCGGACAGGGTTGTCGACGTACTGTTCTACGAGGGCGACTACTACCTGTACGAGGCCGAAAGGATCGAGTCGGGCTGCCTCCACGGAGCCGGCTGCTCATTCTCGGCCGCGGTAACGGCCTTCCTGGCGAGGGGGTTGAAACTGCCGGAGGCCGTCAAGATGGCTAGGGGGTTCATGGACTACGCTATAAAGTACGGGGTCAGGGTCGGGGGCGGCCACTGCCCGGTGAACCCGATGGCCTACCTAGAGGTGCCGGCCTACAAGTACGCCGCCATAGAGAACGTCAGGAGGGCTGTGGAGGCCCTCCTAGAGAACCAGGCCCTCGTAATGCCCTACGCTCCGGAGGTGGGCATCAACGTGGTGGAGGCGCCGCACCCGCTCTACGCTACGAGCCCGGGCGATGTGGTTGGTGTAGAGGGGAGGATCGTCAGGGCGGGGGGCAGGCTTGTCAAAGTAGGCGATGTCAGGACTGGCGCTTCGAGCCACCTCGCAAGGCTCGTACTGGCGCTGGTCAAGAGGGGGCTCAAGGTGAGGGGGGCCGTCAACGTAAGGTACGGCGAGGACCTGGTGGAGAGGGCTAGGAGAGCCGGTCTAAGAGTTGTGTTCGTGGACAGGAGGCTGGAGCCCCCAGAGCTGAAGTCCCGCGAAGGGGGTAGCATGGAGTGGATCGCGGGGCTCGCCGGCGGGGAGGAGCCCGACTTGATTTACGACGTAGGGGACGTCGGCAAGGAGCCCATGGTCAGGGTCCTCGGAGAAGACGCCGTGGACGCGGTGACGAAACTGCTCTCGATCCTCAAGACAGGCTGA